The DNA sequence TTACCAATGCAACATATTCTCAGCAAGAGAGCCGTGACCATTTGTATAATTCAGGGGCGATGTCAATTAGTAGTATATAACTCCAATCTTATCTATATGACCTCCTTAACTACAACCGACTCAAATGCTTAGGGGAATATTGAGGTTTGCCAGTTAGTGGAGTAACATTGAAAGGCTCTTTAGTGTAAGACGTAATTCGTCTAGTCGGGTGATTAGCCAGACTCAAATTTATTGAACGGGTTTAAATGCGAGATGTACGCATCCTAAACTCGTTCCTCCTTTAGGATGCGTACATCTCGCACTCTTTAGTAAAGAGTTAAGCTCAAGGTGTTTTACCACACCTTGAGCTTTTTAACGGAAAACTATGAGTATCATTAGCCAGATAGCACAAACCTTAAAGAAACCTGAGTACGTGATAGAAGATATTCTATTCATCGCTCCAATGAGATATAAAATCTACTATATCCCTAAACGAACTCACGGCTTTAGACAAATAGCCCAACCATCAAAAGAATTAAAAGAATGCCAGAGGGCATTTCTTAGGTTTTGTAACCTCCCCACTCACAATTGCGCTATGGCCTATAGAGAAGGCTTAAGTATCAAAGAAAATGCCATTGCACATAAAAACCAAGCATACTTGCTCAAGCTAGATTTCGAAAACTTCTTCAACAGCATAACTCCTAATATCTTTTGGCACACATGGGAATTAACAGGTGCAGAGCTACCAACTAAAGATAATCAACAATGGATTGAAAAGCTGCTTTTTTGGAATCTAGAAGATAAGCTCGTTTTAAGCGTGGGAGCCCCTAGCTCACCTTCTGTATCCAATTTTTGTGTGCTTATATTCGATCAAATGTTACAAGACCAGTGTCAAAGTTTGGGAATAAAGTACACTCGCTATGCCGATGATTTAACCTTCTCTACCAATGAGAAAGATATACTTTTCCAAATCCCAGAAAGTGTAGAAAATATTTTGTCCAAATGCTTTAACGGAAATTTAAGATTAAATAAAGGTAAAACTATTTTTTCGTCCAAAGCCCATAATCGTCACGTAACCGGAATTACCATTACTAATAGTGGAAAGATATCTTTAGGTCGTAGTAAGAAAAGATATATAAAACATAAAGTTCATCAATTCTCTCTTGAGCTGCTAAATAACCACGAAGTAATGCACTTAAAAGGGTTGATGGCTTATGCTCGTCATATTGAACCAAGTTTTTATGAGTCTCTTATAAGAAAGTACTCAAAAGAACTAATAGAACGTATTTTTGAGGTCCCAAATGAGTAGAGAAGCTAAGATAAACAATGAAATAGCATTACTTGAAAGAAGCTTTAAGGCAGGATCTATTTCATCTGGATTTAAGCTTTATGAGATGTATGACAATGGTGTCTTCGAAAAAAATTCTGATGGCAATATAATTTGCATCCTAGATAAGAGCCCAAAAATAGCTCATACATATTTACTAGATTGTAGACAATCACTTAATGATAATGAAAAAAATAACAGGCTTCATGTATCTCGATTAACTTTATCGGACTTCAGAAAATTCAAAACACTCAAAGTAAAGCTGAATAAAAACCTAACTGTTATTATTGGTGATAATGGTGCAGGTAAAACGACCATTATTGACGGCATAACAAAATCTTTAAGTTGGCTTAGTGCAAACATTCTCAAAAAAGGGGGAGCTGGCCTTCGTGTTACAGATTATGATGTAAATATTGATTCAATGAGCTTTGCTGAAGTTACCTTACAGACAAGCCTAAATAAAAACAGTCAATATTCAGTATCTTTATACAAAACAGCCAAAGGTGCTAAAGAAGCAAAAAAAAGTGAACTAGAGGCGTTCGAAGAATTAGGTGGACTATATAGAGTAGTAGATAATTACAATCGCACAAATAATAAAAGTGAGATTAATCTGCCACTTATTGTTAGCTATTCAGTGAACAGAACCAATATTAAGTCTAATAAAACCTTTGACTTAGAAAAAATCACCTCAGTTAAAATAGGCTCTAAGTATGATGCTTATGAGAATAAATCAATTGATGGCACTGGTAACTTTGATGAATTTTCTGAATGGTTTTTAGCTCTACACAATCTCTCAGGCGAAGATTTAAGCGTTCGCTTACACAGTGCAAAAAAACGACTTGATGCACTGAAAGCTGTAGGAGCGGATAAAGACACTAGTGAGATTTTTGAATTATACACTACCGCTAAAGAAGAGTATGAACATCTCCAAAACGATTATGACAGTCGTAAATCTCACATAAAGAACCTTCACTTTGTAAAAAGCGCAATACTTTCAACAGTACCTGGCTTTACAGACATTTTTATTGAAAAAAACCCTGACTCAGGGAGGGCAGAGCTAAAAGTAACTGTAGACGGGAGGAATATTAATATATTTCAAACTTCACAAGGGCAGCATGTCTTTATATCTATGATTGCAGATATCGCAAGGAAATTAGTTGCGTTAAATCCTAATATGGAGAACCCTTTACATGGCCAAGGAATAGTACTGATCGATGAGATTGAACTTCACTTACATCCTAAGTGGCAACAAAATATAGTCAATGTATTAGTAACCACATTCCCAAACATTCAATTTATAGTTACAACTCATAGCCCACAAGTCCTATCGACTGTCGATAAATCTTCTATTAGGCACTTTATTACAGATGAGAATGGTAATGTCCATTGCCCACCACCTAGGTTTCAAACGAAAGGGGTTAGAAGTGCTGATATCCTCGCTGAAATAATGGGGACAAATTCAATTCCAGATGTAGAGGAAGCTCGTAAAGTTGATAAGTTTTCAGAATTCTTATTAGATAATCAGAAAGATAAAGCAACGGAACTACTTAAAGAGCTTGAACAACATTTTGGTTCCGACCACCCTGTCATTCGAGATTGCCAGAGCAAATTAGACGTATTCGAAATGAAGGAAAGGATTAACCTCAAGAGAAAAGAGGGTTAATAAGTGAAGAAGTTAGATCGCAATCTGGCGGAAAAGCCCATATTTCTCAATAATATATCTCACACCACACACACTTGGAAGAATATGACCAAATCTAGGAAGAAAAGTGTGTGGAAAGAGCTAGGGAAATTCCAAAATAAGCTCTGCGTTTATTGTGAATCCGAAGCAGAAAAAGGAACTCATACAGGCCATATCGAGCATTTTTTCGACAAAAGCACTCATGTTCATCTAACTTTTGATTGGAGCAACTTATTCGGATGTTGCGCTTCAAGACTTCATTGTGGTCATTACAAAGATCAAGTTCTCCCTGGAGGAGTTAGGCGAACCTATAACACAAGCTTATTAATTAAGCCTGACACTGAAGATCCAGAAGATTACTTACAGTTCTTACCGAGTGGTAAAATTGAGAGCAAAAATGGCTTAGATGCTCTCTCTGAACAAAAAGCGAGTGAAACAATTAAGGCGTTAAACCTTGACGATTCATCATTGGAACGCTCACGAGAGCAGCAGATAACTCGATTTCAATCAAAAGTAACCACAGCTCTAAACTTCATCGACACTGGAGATGAAGAAACTATAGCTTTAGCAATGATTGAATACAGAAATATAGAACAAGAAGCCAAGTCCGCCTCACATAGAACAGCAATAAAACAAGCCGTGATCTGGATATAGTCAATTAATTCAGTGAGTTGATTAAAGATATCAACTCACTATTCTATTTGACTAAAGAAAGACTAGCTCTATATGGTTGATCTCCAATCTGTGTGTTTTGGCTAACTAAAGATAAGCTAAAGAATGGATTATTGAATGTTAAATTCGAAATTTCATCTAATGGGAGAAATAGCTCATTACAGATATCTACACGACGATAACCTTTGTCTTTTAAAGATATAAATACTTTTTCAAGTAAAAGAGATTTCTCACGTTGCTCTAAACCTTCAGGCTCACATGAGCGATACCCCTCTTTAGTTGCACTAATTGTAAGCTGTCGATATTGCCATTCAGTTAAACAACTCAGATCGTAAAGGCGCCTAATCATAGCCATCGCAGATACATTCCAATTTTTCTTAAGAGCAAGGATATCTTTAAGCGCAGCGTTAGCATTGGGACGTACTTTTGCTAGAACACTACCCCTTGGCATCAGAAAAGCAGAAGCAAATCGGTCAGCCTCTAACTCAGCCTCTCTACCCTTATTTTGACAACCATGCTTATGTAAAATAAGGTGAGCAAGCTCATGCGCAGCATCAAAACGGCTCCTTTCTGGAGTTTTAAACTGATTTAAAACAACAAAGGGCCTATCCCCTTTCCAAAAAGAAAACGCATCCACCTCTTTACAATCTTCTGACAATGAAAAAACTCTAACTCCCTTTGACTCCAGCAAGTGAATCATATTTTTAACTGAAAGCTCACCTAACGCCCATACATTGCGAAGCTCCATTGCTGCAACTTCAGGGTCATTACGATTATCATGAGAGTAGTCTGGCAATTGAACCTTAGGTAAATTTTTAAACTTACTATCAATCCACTCTGATAACTCTAAGGCATTTACACTAGCAGCTTCCGTAGCTAGCTTTAGCCGACTAGACAACTTAGTTACTGCCCTGAAGCTAATTGATTCAGGGTCAATTGTTTCTGAAATGGCTTTATAGAAGAACTCAACTGGATACCCTAAGGCTATAGCGAACTTCTGTATCATTTCGTCTTGGAGCTCGAATTGAGGCTGACTACTTTCATAGATAGAAACTGTTTTCGAGCTAATACCTATCAAATCAGCAAATGCTTTTTTTGTTAGCTTCCGACGTTCTCGGGCTTGTTTTAATCTAGTGGGGATATACATTTTTAGTTCATTGAAATATCTAAATCGATATCATCAGAGAAGCCATCAGTAGCACTCTCATCAGTATCAATAATGAGGCCAGAATTGAAGTCGGACATATCTATCATGAAACGTTTACTAAATCCATTAACGAAACCTTTTTGAGAACAAAAAACCGGTTTCGATAGCTCCGCTTTGATATCCAACCCTTCCGATTTTTTCTCAGCATTAAGCAATAAAAACCACACATCAAATGGGCAATTATTCAGAGAGTAGTCTGGAAGGTCTTCAGGAAACATATCTATCTGGCTAATATCAGATGTTATCAGCCCAAAGAACTCTTGAGACCTTGGCCCTTTAGCTCTCATTGTTGAAGGGTATCCGCTAGATATACCAGCTTGCTCATCACCTCTACAAATGTGAATCGCAAACTTATTATCACTATTTGCCGTCAATTCGATGTTATGTGGAGCTTCCTTCTTAAATCCAAGAGATTTCAAGCTCTGACGCAATGCAAGTGTTGCTTTAGCAGTTATTGTATAACCTCTGTATCCCGCAGGCTCATCTGATGTCGTACTATTAAATGCAATGACAGCCTCACTTACCGCGTGCTTAATATGGTCTATCGAAACTCCCTTTTCCTGAAGAAAAGAATCAAGGGCACCCATGTCACTACTAATAATTTGATTGTCTATGTTCTGCATTCTAAGTCCCGACTTTCATTCACTTCCTTTATTTTAACCTCATTTGAGGTTAAAATAAAGGAAGTGAATGTGATTTTCTAAAAAATATCATTGCATAAAATCAATTGGTGACAGGAATGGTGACAAAAAACCAAAAATTACAAACATAAACTATTTAAAACAATAGTTTAAATCAAAATTACGCATTCAGATCCAGAACTTAGAATAATACTTTGAAGCACTAAGTAACCGTCTTGATAGGATGAAAAGGCTATGCTTTTAGATTCTAACCTAGCTTCATCAACACTGGGATTCAATTCAACTCTAAAAAACCACAAGCTAACAAGTACTGATAAGTATCGGCATAATACTGAGTTGAACGAGTAGGATCCGCATCGTTGCCTTCAGGTATATAAATAACCATACCTTGACGCGCTCTAGTCAATAACACCCTGTAGGCATTTTCCAGATAACGTTTATCTTCAATCTTTTTACGTTGCTGCCATTTGGTACCTTTAAATTTCCAATGTTCAAAGGTAGAACCGTTATAGCGAAAATCAGCATCCCAGCCAACTAAGCACCAATCTAGCTCTAACCCTTGGATATCAAACTCAGTAGCAGTGTCTTCTAAAAAATGGCAAGAGCGAATATCATCCTGTGGATTCAGAAACCATGCCACCGGGTCGAAGCGATTTTTGACAAAAATCCCATCAGGCTTTAAACGGATTCCATTTGAAGAAGCAAGCATACCTTGGCTCTCCAATCCTCGAGACTTGCTCTTTAACCATGCCTTTGCCAGCGTTAAATCCCGGGTAATATAGAGCGGATATTGCTCATGCAGTGATTCAGAAATAGCTACGGCTTTATCAATTTCACCGCCAATGACAAAATGT is a window from the Agarivorans sp. TSD2052 genome containing:
- a CDS encoding helix-turn-helix domain-containing protein: MYIPTRLKQARERRKLTKKAFADLIGISSKTVSIYESSQPQFELQDEMIQKFAIALGYPVEFFYKAISETIDPESISFRAVTKLSSRLKLATEAASVNALELSEWIDSKFKNLPKVQLPDYSHDNRNDPEVAAMELRNVWALGELSVKNMIHLLESKGVRVFSLSEDCKEVDAFSFWKGDRPFVVLNQFKTPERSRFDAAHELAHLILHKHGCQNKGREAELEADRFASAFLMPRGSVLAKVRPNANAALKDILALKKNWNVSAMAMIRRLYDLSCLTEWQYRQLTISATKEGYRSCEPEGLEQREKSLLLEKVFISLKDKGYRRVDICNELFLPLDEISNLTFNNPFFSLSLVSQNTQIGDQPYRASLSLVK
- the ptuA gene encoding retron Ec78 anti-phage system effector ATPase PtuA, giving the protein MSREAKINNEIALLERSFKAGSISSGFKLYEMYDNGVFEKNSDGNIICILDKSPKIAHTYLLDCRQSLNDNEKNNRLHVSRLTLSDFRKFKTLKVKLNKNLTVIIGDNGAGKTTIIDGITKSLSWLSANILKKGGAGLRVTDYDVNIDSMSFAEVTLQTSLNKNSQYSVSLYKTAKGAKEAKKSELEAFEELGGLYRVVDNYNRTNNKSEINLPLIVSYSVNRTNIKSNKTFDLEKITSVKIGSKYDAYENKSIDGTGNFDEFSEWFLALHNLSGEDLSVRLHSAKKRLDALKAVGADKDTSEIFELYTTAKEEYEHLQNDYDSRKSHIKNLHFVKSAILSTVPGFTDIFIEKNPDSGRAELKVTVDGRNINIFQTSQGQHVFISMIADIARKLVALNPNMENPLHGQGIVLIDEIELHLHPKWQQNIVNVLVTTFPNIQFIVTTHSPQVLSTVDKSSIRHFITDENGNVHCPPPRFQTKGVRSADILAEIMGTNSIPDVEEARKVDKFSEFLLDNQKDKATELLKELEQHFGSDHPVIRDCQSKLDVFEMKERINLKRKEG
- the ptuB gene encoding retron Ec78 anti-phage system effector HNH endonuclease PtuB, yielding MKKLDRNLAEKPIFLNNISHTTHTWKNMTKSRKKSVWKELGKFQNKLCVYCESEAEKGTHTGHIEHFFDKSTHVHLTFDWSNLFGCCASRLHCGHYKDQVLPGGVRRTYNTSLLIKPDTEDPEDYLQFLPSGKIESKNGLDALSEQKASETIKALNLDDSSLERSREQQITRFQSKVTTALNFIDTGDEETIALAMIEYRNIEQEAKSASHRTAIKQAVIWI
- a CDS encoding retron St85 family RNA-directed DNA polymerase, with amino-acid sequence MSIISQIAQTLKKPEYVIEDILFIAPMRYKIYYIPKRTHGFRQIAQPSKELKECQRAFLRFCNLPTHNCAMAYREGLSIKENAIAHKNQAYLLKLDFENFFNSITPNIFWHTWELTGAELPTKDNQQWIEKLLFWNLEDKLVLSVGAPSSPSVSNFCVLIFDQMLQDQCQSLGIKYTRYADDLTFSTNEKDILFQIPESVENILSKCFNGNLRLNKGKTIFSSKAHNRHVTGITITNSGKISLGRSKKRYIKHKVHQFSLELLNNHEVMHLKGLMAYARHIEPSFYESLIRKYSKELIERIFEVPNE